One Meiothermus sp. QL-1 DNA segment encodes these proteins:
- a CDS encoding endonuclease MutS2, whose amino-acid sequence MRGVLESLDFHRVREALAERAATPMGQEALLALAPEPTLERALLRQATLAEALAYPYRLEGFADVRPALAAVREGRRLEGVELRRVASSLEAALALKQELLPVGGHLGRIASGIGAHELFLQRVRACLDEAGEVRDEATPRLREIRRQLNPLRQQILDRLYQLLDRYPEAVQERFVTQRRDRYVIPVKASFQHQLPGLVLDQSDSGLTLYLEPASVVPLNNRLARLRLEEEAEVNRVLFELSALLAQDAELEATLEALTALDVARAGALLARDWQLCRPRLNREGRYRLKGGRHPLIENPVPNDLELDEKQRILLLTGPNMGGKTALLKTLGLAVLMAQCGLYVPAEKAELAFPDRVFVDIGDQQSIQDNLSTFAAHLLHLKAVLEQATPDSLVLLDELGTGTDPEEGAALAQALLERLLAQGVRGLITTHLSPLKAFAQDTSGLANASMRFDLAHLRPTYQLEVGAPGRSYAFAIARRLGLPEAVLARAEALLGPEGGRLERLLAALEAEREALRQARAAAEAERRAAEARAEALAQEWARLEAERERILEEARAQARALVEEAQRRVQKARERARVQGSGQALQELLALRSQYQPAPPPAPTPPALAAGSPVEVPGYGAGRVVELRGKEALVQVGALRLTVPLASLRPMESAGTPRGGQTHRARFNPELNLRGLTVEEALLAVDGYLSEAQATATTPVRLLHGKGTGALRNALRDFLRRDRRVAEYHDAMPYEGGHGVTVVHLRV is encoded by the coding sequence ATGCGAGGGGTGCTGGAGAGCCTGGACTTCCACCGGGTGCGCGAGGCTCTGGCCGAGCGGGCGGCCACCCCAATGGGCCAAGAGGCGCTTTTGGCCCTGGCCCCCGAGCCCACCCTCGAGCGGGCCCTGCTCCGGCAGGCCACCCTGGCCGAGGCCCTGGCCTACCCCTACCGGCTGGAGGGTTTTGCCGACGTCCGGCCGGCCTTGGCCGCGGTGCGGGAGGGGCGGCGGCTGGAAGGGGTGGAGCTCCGCAGGGTGGCCTCGAGCCTGGAGGCGGCCCTGGCCTTGAAGCAGGAGCTGCTGCCGGTGGGCGGGCACCTGGGCCGGATTGCCAGCGGCATTGGGGCGCACGAGCTATTTTTGCAGCGGGTGCGGGCCTGTCTGGACGAGGCGGGGGAGGTGCGCGACGAGGCCACCCCCCGCCTGCGGGAGATTCGCCGCCAGCTAAACCCTTTGCGCCAGCAGATTCTGGACCGACTCTACCAGCTCCTGGACCGCTACCCCGAGGCGGTGCAGGAGCGCTTCGTGACCCAAAGGCGCGACCGCTACGTGATTCCCGTCAAGGCCAGCTTCCAGCACCAGCTTCCCGGGCTGGTGCTCGACCAGTCCGACTCGGGCCTCACCCTCTACCTCGAGCCGGCCTCGGTGGTGCCGCTCAACAACCGGCTGGCCCGGCTCAGGCTGGAGGAGGAGGCCGAGGTGAACCGGGTGCTCTTCGAGCTCTCGGCCCTTTTGGCCCAGGACGCTGAGCTCGAAGCCACCCTGGAGGCCCTGACCGCTTTGGACGTGGCCCGGGCTGGGGCGCTTCTGGCCCGCGACTGGCAGCTCTGCCGCCCCCGGCTCAACCGGGAGGGGCGCTACCGGCTCAAGGGGGGGCGCCACCCCCTGATCGAGAACCCGGTGCCCAACGACCTGGAGCTGGATGAGAAGCAGCGCATCCTCCTCCTCACCGGGCCCAACATGGGGGGCAAGACGGCCCTGCTCAAAACCCTGGGCCTCGCGGTCCTGATGGCCCAGTGCGGGCTGTACGTGCCAGCAGAGAAGGCCGAGCTGGCCTTCCCCGACCGCGTCTTCGTGGACATCGGCGACCAGCAGTCCATCCAGGACAACCTCTCCACCTTCGCCGCCCACCTGCTGCACCTGAAGGCCGTGCTGGAGCAGGCCACCCCGGATAGCCTGGTCCTCCTCGACGAGCTGGGCACTGGCACCGACCCCGAGGAGGGGGCGGCCCTGGCCCAGGCCCTTTTGGAGCGCCTGCTCGCCCAGGGGGTGCGGGGCCTCATCACCACCCACCTCTCCCCCCTCAAGGCCTTCGCCCAGGACACTTCGGGCCTGGCCAACGCTTCCATGCGCTTCGACCTGGCCCATCTGCGGCCCACCTACCAGCTCGAGGTGGGGGCCCCCGGGCGCAGCTATGCCTTCGCCATCGCCCGGCGGCTGGGCTTGCCGGAGGCGGTGCTGGCCCGGGCCGAGGCCCTGCTGGGCCCTGAGGGGGGGAGGTTGGAGCGGCTTTTGGCCGCGCTCGAGGCCGAGCGCGAGGCCCTCCGGCAGGCCAGGGCTGCCGCCGAGGCCGAGCGCCGGGCTGCCGAGGCGAGGGCAGAAGCGCTGGCCCAGGAGTGGGCCCGTCTGGAAGCGGAGCGGGAGCGAATTCTGGAGGAGGCCCGCGCCCAGGCCCGGGCTCTGGTGGAGGAGGCCCAGCGGCGGGTGCAGAAGGCCCGCGAGCGGGCCAGGGTCCAGGGGAGCGGCCAGGCCTTGCAGGAGCTGCTGGCCCTGCGCTCGCAGTACCAGCCCGCCCCGCCCCCGGCCCCCACCCCTCCGGCCCTGGCGGCGGGCAGCCCGGTGGAGGTGCCGGGGTATGGCGCGGGGCGGGTGGTGGAGCTAAGGGGGAAGGAAGCCCTGGTGCAGGTGGGGGCCCTGCGGCTCACGGTGCCGCTTGCCTCGCTCAGGCCTATGGAGTCCGCCGGGACCCCCCGGGGTGGCCAGACCCACCGGGCCCGCTTCAACCCCGAGCTCAACCTGCGCGGTCTCACAGTGGAGGAGGCCCTTTTGGCGGTGGACGGCTACCTGAGCGAGGCCCAGGCCACCGCCACCACCCCGGTGCGGCTTCTGCACGGCAAGGGCACCGGGGCCCTGCGCAACGCTCTGCGCGACTTCCTGCGGCGCGACCGGCGGGTGGCCGAGTACCACGACGCCATGCCCTACGAGGGCGGCCACGGGGTGACGGTGGTGCACCTGCGGGTCTAA
- a CDS encoding DUF5666 domain-containing protein: MRFWMVGLLLWAATLQGVNMAQPEEAPNFQTTAEIERRGKKIVVVKTGPDNPPALIELRDLFGGTLTALDPEKRTLWLGEKLFTTDALTRYWHGEKPIRFEELQVGQQVRLEAAEQSDGSLKAFDVRVGAQAEGKALVRSLFADPPPFRVQISFGENARAYGAIARVEQIREVNDFVILTGGTARYIEEEDRLELNLKPEPRAVEVQQGRSKAWGSRLDYDNQSGEARVAGPIELERQGDKPLKGAAERMVYNVDEEVLHLLGRVRLQQEGRTTTAERAVVQEKDRVAFLYGTKDKPVRSENKDGFVEGSRLLYNLDSGDVVVLEGVKGEFQEP; this comes from the coding sequence ATGCGCTTCTGGATGGTGGGGCTCCTGCTCTGGGCCGCGACCCTGCAGGGGGTGAACATGGCCCAGCCCGAGGAGGCGCCCAACTTCCAGACCACCGCCGAGATCGAGCGGCGGGGCAAGAAAATCGTGGTGGTCAAGACCGGGCCCGACAACCCCCCGGCCCTCATCGAGCTGCGCGACCTCTTTGGCGGAACCCTGACCGCCCTCGACCCCGAGAAGAGAACCCTGTGGCTGGGCGAAAAGCTCTTCACCACCGACGCCCTCACCCGCTACTGGCACGGGGAGAAGCCCATCCGCTTTGAGGAGCTGCAGGTAGGGCAGCAGGTGCGGCTCGAGGCCGCCGAGCAAAGCGACGGCAGCCTCAAGGCCTTCGATGTGAGGGTGGGGGCCCAGGCCGAGGGCAAGGCCTTGGTCCGCTCCCTCTTCGCCGACCCGCCCCCCTTCCGGGTGCAGATCAGCTTCGGCGAGAACGCCAGGGCCTACGGGGCCATTGCCCGGGTGGAGCAGATCCGCGAGGTCAACGACTTTGTTATTCTGACCGGAGGCACGGCCCGCTACATTGAGGAGGAGGACCGCCTCGAGCTCAACCTCAAGCCCGAACCCCGGGCGGTGGAGGTCCAGCAGGGCAGGAGCAAGGCCTGGGGCAGCCGCCTGGACTACGACAACCAAAGCGGGGAGGCGCGGGTTGCGGGGCCCATCGAGCTGGAACGCCAGGGGGATAAACCCCTGAAGGGCGCTGCCGAGCGCATGGTCTACAACGTGGACGAGGAGGTCCTGCACCTCCTGGGCAGGGTGCGCCTGCAGCAGGAGGGCCGCACCACCACGGCCGAGCGGGCGGTGGTGCAGGAAAAAGACCGGGTGGCCTTCCTTTACGGTACCAAGGACAAGCCGGTGCGCAGCGAGAACAAAGACGGCTTCGTAGAGGGCAGCCGGCTGCTGTACAACCTCGACAGCGGGGATGTGGTGGTGCTCGAGGGGGTCAAGGGCGAGTTCCAGGAACCCTGA
- a CDS encoding PLP-dependent aminotransferase family protein has translation METQPYEPRFAARTQRIQASTIREILKLTQSPGFISFAGGLPAADLFPLERIAEATQHILRDQGAQALQYSTTEGYPPLRAWVAQRLPRTAPEQVQIVSGSQQGLDLIGKVLIDPGARVLVEAPTYLGALSAFNPYEPEYVSLPIDEEGLEPGALEAALQAGAARFLYVMPTFQNPSGRLMGLKRRQALVELARKYRVLIVEDDAYAELYFSGRPLPTLYALDQELGGGNVIYLSTASKTLAPGLRVAWVVGPGPVIQKITHAKQGADLHSPTLNQMLVYELVKEEAWYQGQIQRIRTTYQARCAWMLEALQRHMPKEVGWHTPQGGMFFWLTAPEGLDSLELLRRAVEEKTAFVPGQPFFADGSGKNTLRLSYSSASHEEIEEGIKRLGRAMKRMLVV, from the coding sequence GTGGAAACCCAACCCTACGAGCCCCGCTTCGCCGCGCGCACCCAGCGCATCCAGGCCTCCACCATCCGCGAAATCCTGAAGCTCACCCAAAGCCCCGGCTTCATCAGCTTTGCCGGAGGGCTACCAGCGGCCGACCTCTTCCCCCTCGAGCGCATTGCCGAGGCCACCCAGCACATCCTACGCGACCAGGGGGCCCAGGCCCTGCAATACAGCACCACCGAGGGCTACCCTCCACTTCGGGCCTGGGTGGCGCAGAGGCTGCCCCGCACCGCCCCCGAACAGGTGCAGATCGTCTCCGGCTCGCAGCAAGGCCTGGACCTCATCGGCAAGGTGCTGATCGACCCCGGGGCCAGGGTGCTGGTAGAGGCCCCCACCTACCTGGGGGCCCTGAGCGCCTTCAACCCCTACGAGCCCGAGTACGTCTCGCTGCCCATAGACGAGGAGGGGCTGGAGCCCGGGGCCCTCGAGGCGGCCCTCCAGGCCGGGGCAGCCAGGTTCCTCTACGTGATGCCCACCTTCCAGAATCCATCAGGGCGGCTGATGGGGCTGAAGCGCCGCCAGGCTTTGGTGGAGCTGGCGCGCAAGTACCGGGTCCTCATCGTGGAGGACGATGCCTACGCCGAGCTCTACTTCAGCGGCCGACCCCTGCCCACCCTCTACGCTCTTGACCAGGAGCTGGGCGGGGGCAACGTCATCTACCTCTCCACCGCCTCCAAGACCCTGGCCCCGGGCCTGCGGGTGGCCTGGGTGGTGGGGCCTGGGCCGGTCATCCAGAAGATCACCCACGCCAAGCAAGGGGCCGACCTGCACTCCCCCACCCTGAACCAGATGCTGGTCTACGAGCTGGTGAAGGAGGAGGCCTGGTACCAGGGCCAGATTCAGCGCATCCGCACCACCTACCAGGCCCGCTGCGCCTGGATGCTCGAGGCCCTGCAGCGCCACATGCCCAAGGAGGTGGGCTGGCACACGCCCCAGGGGGGAATGTTCTTTTGGCTTACCGCCCCTGAGGGGCTGGACAGCCTGGAGCTCCTCAGGCGCGCGGTGGAGGAGAAGACCGCCTTCGTGCCAGGCCAGCCCTTCTTTGCAGATGGCAGCGGGAAAAACACCCTGCGGTTATCGTACTCCAGCGCCTCGCACGAGGAGATCGAGGAGGGCATCAAGCGCCTGGGCCGGGCTATGAAGCGGATGCTGGTCGTGTGA
- a CDS encoding response regulator transcription factor, which produces MEGIEQPLVLIVEDEKDIARFIELELQAEGYRTEVAYDGITGLSRFRETNPNLVVMDLMLPVMDGLEVARRIRKTSNVPIIILTAKDRVEDKVEGLDAGADDYLVKPFSIEELLARIRAHLRRVTPAITGEIRVSDLIINLEGREVYRGGRRIEFSNKEFELLELLAKSPGKVFSRFEIEEKVWPGYQGGSNVVDVYIGYLRKKLEGAGERRLIHTVRGVGYVLRED; this is translated from the coding sequence ATGGAAGGCATTGAACAACCCCTGGTCCTGATTGTGGAGGACGAGAAGGACATCGCCCGCTTCATCGAGCTCGAGCTCCAGGCCGAGGGCTACCGCACCGAGGTGGCCTACGACGGCATCACCGGCCTATCGCGCTTTCGCGAGACCAACCCCAATCTGGTGGTGATGGACCTGATGCTGCCGGTGATGGACGGCCTCGAGGTGGCCCGCCGCATCCGCAAAACCTCCAATGTGCCCATCATCATCCTCACCGCCAAGGACCGGGTCGAGGACAAGGTGGAGGGCCTGGACGCCGGGGCCGATGACTATTTGGTCAAGCCCTTCAGCATCGAGGAGCTCCTGGCCCGCATCCGGGCCCACCTGCGCCGGGTGACCCCGGCCATCACCGGGGAGATTCGGGTCTCCGACCTGATCATCAACCTGGAGGGGCGCGAGGTCTACCGGGGTGGGCGGCGCATCGAGTTTTCCAACAAGGAGTTCGAGCTTTTAGAGCTCCTGGCCAAAAGCCCGGGCAAGGTCTTCAGCCGCTTCGAAATCGAGGAGAAGGTCTGGCCCGGCTACCAGGGGGGCTCGAACGTGGTGGATGTCTACATCGGCTACCTGAGGAAGAAGCTCGAGGGCGCCGGCGAGCGGCGCCTCATCCACACCGTGCGGGGGGTGGGGTACGTGCTGCGGGAAGACTAG
- the nrdF gene encoding class 1b ribonucleoside-diphosphate reductase subunit beta, translating to MLETTLNFEAVNWNRPEDGYTKMFWDQNVRQFWVDEEIPLADDKLAWMTLNREEKRAYEEVLAGLTLLDTLQGSLGMPQMVQWVPGLQAKAVLSFMGAMEHMHAKSYSSIFSTLCTSERIEGLFAWVRQQPELQAKLALIHRAYTAIRDEKSLYQAMAASVLLESYLFYSGFFYPLYLAGQGRMTSSGEIISLIIRDEAIHGVYVGLLAQGLYARMNEKEQKEAGRAVEELLERLDALEARYTQKLYSAIGLEEEVLRFSRYNADKALMNLGLEPFFRVEAEEVNPVVLAGLRTETKHHDFFSTKGNGYVKAIRVEPLSDLDFYFPEDKLDLQPVIKRDGRQVPFDEMRIVRAVQKAAGAVGVSLDLERIARHVLEPIKREAQTQSLSVEEIQDRVERGLMETYPQVARAYILYREERARLRRKGT from the coding sequence ATGCTAGAGACAACCCTGAACTTTGAGGCGGTCAACTGGAACCGGCCCGAGGACGGCTACACCAAGATGTTCTGGGACCAGAACGTGCGGCAGTTCTGGGTGGACGAGGAGATTCCCCTGGCCGACGACAAGCTGGCCTGGATGACCCTGAACCGGGAGGAGAAGCGGGCCTACGAGGAGGTGCTGGCCGGGCTCACGCTTTTGGACACCCTGCAGGGCAGCCTGGGGATGCCGCAGATGGTGCAGTGGGTGCCGGGGCTCCAGGCCAAGGCGGTGCTCAGCTTCATGGGGGCCATGGAGCACATGCACGCCAAGAGCTATAGCTCCATCTTCTCCACCCTCTGCACCAGCGAGCGCATCGAGGGGCTTTTCGCCTGGGTGCGCCAGCAGCCCGAGCTCCAGGCCAAGCTCGCCCTCATACACCGGGCCTACACCGCCATCCGGGACGAAAAAAGCCTCTACCAGGCCATGGCCGCCAGCGTGCTTTTAGAGTCCTACCTCTTCTACTCGGGCTTCTTCTACCCCCTCTACCTGGCCGGGCAGGGGCGGATGACCAGCTCGGGGGAGATCATCAGCCTGATTATCCGCGACGAGGCCATCCACGGGGTGTACGTAGGCCTCTTAGCCCAGGGGCTTTATGCCCGGATGAACGAAAAAGAGCAGAAGGAGGCCGGGCGCGCGGTGGAGGAGCTTTTAGAGCGGCTCGACGCCCTCGAGGCCCGCTACACCCAGAAGCTCTACAGCGCGATTGGCCTGGAGGAGGAGGTCCTCCGCTTCTCCCGCTACAACGCCGACAAGGCCCTGATGAACCTGGGGCTGGAGCCTTTCTTCCGGGTGGAGGCCGAGGAGGTGAACCCGGTGGTGCTGGCCGGCCTGCGCACCGAGACCAAGCACCACGACTTCTTCTCCACCAAGGGCAACGGCTACGTCAAGGCCATCCGGGTGGAGCCCCTCTCGGACCTAGACTTCTACTTCCCCGAGGACAAGCTGGACCTGCAGCCGGTCATCAAGCGCGACGGGCGGCAGGTGCCCTTCGACGAGATGCGCATCGTGCGGGCGGTGCAGAAGGCCGCGGGTGCGGTGGGGGTGAGCCTGGACCTCGAGCGCATCGCCCGCCACGTGCTGGAGCCCATCAAGCGCGAGGCCCAGACCCAAAGCCTCTCGGTGGAGGAGATCCAGGACCGGGTGGAGCGGGGCCTGATGGAGACCTACCCCCAGGTGGCCCGGGCCTACATCCTCTACCGCGAGGAGCGGGCCAGGCTGCGGCGGAAAGGGACCTGA
- the nrdE gene encoding class 1b ribonucleoside-diphosphate reductase subunit alpha gives MRYLELNSAVLQKKNGFYQLEKDREAARAFEAEVEQKLRRFSGPIERMRALIEEGYYEDFFQRYREEEVLELSDLAYSYGFRFASFMAISKFYKDYALKSNDKKYYLERYEDRVLAVALHLAQGDVAKARAYVRALMEQRYQPATPTFLNAGRARRGELVSCFLLELDDSLNSIGYNLNTAMQLSKIGGGVALNLSKLRARGEPIKGVAHAAKGVVPVMKLLEDAFNYADQMGQRKGAGAVYLNIFHWDVEEFLDTKKINADEKSRIQTLSLGLIVPAKFFELAERGEDFYVFAPYSVYQAFGEHLDDMDLDRRYEELVAHPAVKKRPLSARAMLTRIAQTQFESGYPYIVYKTNANRAHPLKRLGQIKMSNLCTEIFQLQTTSVIGDYGEGDQIGYDISCNLGSLNIVNVMESGNLQESVHTAMDMLTAVSDLSDIKNAPGARKANQAFHSVGLGAMNLHGFLAKNQIRYESEEARDFARSFFAAVNFYSLERSMQIARERGVTFEGFALSDYASGEYFERYLAEDFRPRTERVKQLFAHLPLPSPADWERLKAQVEEHGLYHAYRLAIAPTQSISYIQNATPSIQPIVEVVETRTYGNATTYYPVPFLSEETYWYYKSAYHMNMYRVIDLVAEIQPHVDQGISTVLYVTSETSTRELARLYVYAHRKGLKSLYYTRTKNLSVEECLSCAV, from the coding sequence ATGCGTTATCTGGAGCTCAACAGCGCAGTTTTGCAAAAGAAAAACGGTTTTTACCAGCTCGAAAAGGACCGCGAAGCAGCCCGGGCCTTCGAGGCCGAGGTGGAGCAGAAGCTGCGGCGGTTTTCGGGGCCCATCGAGCGGATGCGGGCCCTGATTGAGGAGGGCTACTACGAGGACTTCTTCCAGCGCTACCGCGAGGAGGAGGTGCTGGAGCTCTCCGATCTGGCCTATAGCTACGGCTTCCGCTTTGCGAGCTTCATGGCCATCTCCAAGTTCTACAAGGACTACGCCCTCAAGTCCAACGACAAAAAGTACTACCTCGAGCGCTACGAGGACCGGGTGCTGGCGGTGGCCTTGCACCTGGCCCAGGGGGACGTGGCCAAGGCCCGGGCCTACGTGCGGGCCCTGATGGAGCAGCGCTACCAGCCGGCCACCCCCACCTTCCTGAACGCGGGCCGGGCCCGGCGGGGCGAGCTGGTGAGCTGCTTTTTGCTCGAGCTGGACGACTCTTTGAACTCCATCGGCTACAACCTCAACACCGCCATGCAGCTCTCCAAAATTGGGGGCGGGGTGGCGCTCAACCTCTCCAAGCTCCGCGCCCGGGGCGAGCCCATCAAAGGGGTGGCCCACGCGGCCAAGGGCGTGGTGCCGGTGATGAAGCTTCTGGAGGACGCCTTCAACTACGCCGACCAGATGGGCCAGCGCAAGGGGGCCGGGGCGGTCTACCTCAACATCTTCCACTGGGACGTGGAGGAGTTCCTCGACACCAAAAAAATCAACGCCGACGAGAAAAGCCGCATCCAGACCCTCTCCTTGGGCCTGATTGTGCCGGCCAAGTTCTTCGAGCTGGCCGAGCGGGGCGAGGACTTCTACGTCTTCGCCCCCTACTCGGTCTACCAGGCCTTCGGCGAGCACCTGGACGACATGGACCTCGACCGGCGCTACGAGGAGCTGGTGGCCCATCCCGCAGTCAAAAAGCGCCCCCTCTCGGCCCGGGCCATGCTCACCCGCATCGCCCAGACCCAGTTCGAGTCGGGCTACCCCTACATCGTCTACAAGACCAACGCCAACCGGGCCCACCCCCTGAAGCGCCTCGGGCAGATCAAGATGTCCAACCTCTGCACCGAGATCTTCCAGCTCCAGACCACCTCGGTAATCGGCGATTATGGCGAGGGCGACCAGATCGGCTACGACATTAGCTGCAACCTGGGCTCTTTGAACATCGTGAACGTGATGGAGTCGGGCAACCTGCAGGAAAGCGTCCACACCGCCATGGACATGCTCACTGCGGTGAGCGACCTCTCGGACATCAAAAACGCCCCCGGGGCCCGCAAGGCCAACCAGGCCTTCCACTCGGTGGGCCTGGGGGCCATGAACCTGCACGGCTTTCTGGCCAAAAACCAGATCCGCTACGAGTCGGAGGAGGCCCGCGACTTCGCCCGCAGCTTCTTCGCAGCGGTGAACTTCTACTCCCTCGAGCGCTCCATGCAAATCGCCCGCGAGCGCGGGGTCACCTTCGAAGGCTTCGCGCTCTCCGACTACGCCAGCGGGGAGTACTTCGAACGCTACCTGGCCGAGGACTTCCGCCCCCGCACCGAGCGGGTGAAGCAGCTCTTCGCCCACCTGCCCCTGCCCTCCCCCGCCGACTGGGAAAGGCTCAAGGCCCAGGTAGAAGAGCACGGCCTCTACCACGCCTACCGCCTGGCCATCGCCCCCACCCAGAGCATCAGCTACATCCAAAACGCCACCCCCTCCATCCAGCCCATCGTGGAGGTGGTGGAGACCCGCACCTACGGCAACGCCACCACCTACTACCCGGTGCCCTTCCTCTCCGAGGAGACCTACTGGTACTACAAGTCGGCCTACCACATGAACATGTACCGCGTAATCGACCTGGTGGCCGAGATACAGCCCCACGTGGACCAGGGCATCAGCACGGTGCTCTACGTGACCAGCGAGACCAGCACCCGCGAGCTGGCCAGGCTGTACGTCTACGCCCACCGCAAGGGGCTCAAGAGCCTCTACTACACCCGCACCAAGAACCTCTCGGTGGAGGAGTGCCTGAGCTGCGCGGTCTGA
- the nrdI gene encoding class Ib ribonucleoside-diphosphate reductase assembly flavoprotein NrdI yields the protein MLVVYASKTGNVARFVERLPVRRLWIRSGEERVEEPCVLVTYTTGFGQVPAEVERFARENWAWVEGVAASGNRNWGANFAKAADTLASRYGWPVLLKFELSGTEKDRERFLEALQRLSP from the coding sequence ATGCTCGTGGTCTATGCGTCCAAAACCGGCAATGTAGCGCGCTTCGTGGAGCGCCTGCCCGTAAGGCGCCTGTGGATAAGAAGCGGCGAAGAGCGGGTGGAGGAGCCCTGCGTGCTGGTCACCTACACCACCGGCTTCGGCCAGGTGCCAGCGGAGGTGGAGCGCTTTGCCAGGGAGAATTGGGCCTGGGTAGAGGGGGTGGCCGCCAGCGGCAACCGCAACTGGGGGGCCAACTTCGCTAAAGCCGCCGACACCCTAGCCAGCCGGTACGGCTGGCCGGTTTTGCTTAAGTTCGAACTATCCGGGACGGAAAAAGACCGGGAGCGCTTTTTGGAGGCCCTGCAACGGCTTTCGCCATAA